One window of Saimiri boliviensis isolate mSaiBol1 chromosome 4, mSaiBol1.pri, whole genome shotgun sequence genomic DNA carries:
- the ENPP5 gene encoding ectonucleotide pyrophosphatase/phosphodiesterase family member 5, translating to MTSKFLLVSCTLAALSLSTTFSLQPDQQKVLLVSFDGFRWDYLYKVPTPHFYYVMKYGVHVKQVTNVFITKTYPNHYTLVTGLFAENHGIVANDMFDPIRNKSFSLDHMNIYDSKFWEEATPIWITNQRAGHTSGAAMWPGTDVKIHKSFPTHYMPYNESVSFEDRVAKIIEWFTSKEPINLGLLYWEDPDDMGHHLGPDSPLMGPVIADIDNKLGYLIQMLRKAKLWNSLNLIITSDHGMTQCSEERVIELDQYVDKDHYTLIDQSPVAAILPKEGKFDEVYEALTRAHPNLTVYKKEEIPERWHYKYNNRIQPIIAVADEGWHILQNKSDDFLLGNHGYDNALAEMHPIFLAHGPAFRKNFSKEAMNATDLYPLLCHLLNITAMPHNGSFWNVQDLLNSAMPKVVSYTQSTILLPGSVKPEEYEQEGSYPYLIGVSLGSILVIVFFVIFIKHLIHSQIPALQDMHAEIAQPLLQA from the exons ATGACTTCAAAATTTCTCTTGGTGTCCTGCACACTTGCTGCGCTGAGTCTTTCAACCACCTTTTCTCTCCAACCAGACCAACAAAAGGTTCTACTAGTTTCTTTTGATGGATTCCGTTGGgattatttatataaagttccaACTCCccatttttattatgttatgaAATATGGTGTTCACGTGAAGCAAGTTACTaatgtttttattacaaaaacCTACCCTAACCATTATACTTTGGTAACTGGCCTCTTTGCAGAGAATCATGGGATTGTTGCAAATGATATGTTTGATCCTATTCGGAACAAATCCTTCTCTTTGGATCACATGAATATTTATGATTCCAAGTTTTGGGAAGAAGCGACACCAATATGGATTACAAATCAGAGGGCAGGACACACTAGTGGTGCAGCCATGTGGCCCGGAACAGATGTAAAAATACATAAGAGCTTTCCTACTCATTACATGCCTTACAACGAGTCAGTTTCATTCGAAGATAGAGTTGCCAAAATTATCGAATGGTTTACATCAAAAGAGCCCATAAATCTTGGTCTTCTCTATTGGGAAGATCCTGATGATATGGGTCACCATCTGGGACCTGACAGTCCACTCATGGGGCCTGTCATTGCAGATATTGACAACAAGTTAGGATATCTCATACAAATGCTAAGAAAGGCAAAGTTATGGAACAGTCTGAACCTAATCATCACAAGTGATCACGGAATGACCCAGTGCTCTGAGGAAAGGGTAATAGAACTTGACCAGTATGTGGATAAAGACCACTATACCCTGATTGATCAGTCTCCAGTAGCAGCCATCTTGCCAAAAGAAG GTAAATTTGATGAAGTCTATGAAGCACTAACTCGGGCTCATCCTAATCTTACTGTTTACAAAAAAGAAGAGATTCCAGAGAGATGGCATTACAAATACAACAATCGAATTCAGCCAATCATAGCAGTGGCTGATGAAGGGTGGCACATTTTACAGAATAAGTCAGATGACTTTCTGT tagGCAACCATGGTTATGATAATGCATTAGCAGAAATGCATCCAATATTTTTAGCCCATGGTCCTGCCTTCAGAaagaatttctcaaaagaagccatGAACGCCACAGATTTGTACCCACTATTGTGCCACCTCCTCAATATCACCGCCATGCCACACAATGGATCATTCTGGAATGTCCAGGATCTGCTCAATTCAGCAATGCCAAAGGTGGTCTCTTATACACAGAGTACTATACTCCTCCCTGGTAGTGTCAAACCAGAAGAGTATGAGCAAGAGGGATCATACCCTTATCTCATAGGGGTCTCTCTTGGCAGTATTTTAgtgattgtattttttgtaattttcattaaacatttaattcACAGTCAAATACCTGCCTTACAAGATATGCATGCTGAAATAGCTCAACCATTATTACAAGCCTAA